The Miscanthus floridulus cultivar M001 chromosome 17, ASM1932011v1, whole genome shotgun sequence genome has a window encoding:
- the LOC136518569 gene encoding alanine--glyoxylate aminotransferase 2 homolog 3, mitochondrial-like, which translates to MQRLASSRRLLQAALAPARANSSLSAAAAAAVATRAPENGADAVPKMPAFDYTPPPYDGPRAEEIFRKRAQFLSPSLFHFYDRPLNIVDGKMQYLFDEDGRRYLDAFGGIATVCCGHCHPDVVEAIVNQAKRIQHSTVLYLNHAIADFAEALASKMPGGLKVVFFTNSGTEVNELALMIARLYTGCNDIISLRNGYHGNAAGTMGATAQSNWKFNVVQTGVHHALNPDPYRGAFGSDGEKYARDVQEIIEFGTTGRVGGFISEAIQGVGGIVELAPGYLPVAYDMVRKAGGLCIADEVQAGVARTGSHFWGFEGHGVIPDIVTMAKGIGNGIPIGALVTTPEIAQVLTHRSYFNTFGGNPVSTAGGHAVLKVLEKEKFQENAFVVGSYLKEQLNKLKEKHEIIGDVRGKGFLLGVELVTDREKKTPAKAEISHAMNHMKDMGVLVGKGGFYGNVFRITPPLCFTKEDSDFFIDVMDIALSKL; encoded by the exons ATGCAGCGCCTCGCCTCCTCCCGGAGGCTCCTCCAGGCGGCGCTCGCCCCCGCCCGGGCCAACTCCAGCCtctccgcggccgccgccgccgccgtcgccacgcGCGCGCCAGAGAATGGCGCCGACGCCGTCCCCAAGATGCCGGCCTTCGACTACACGCCGCCGCCGTACGACGGGCCGCGGGCCGAGGAGATCTTCCGGAAGCGGGCTCAGTTCCTCAGCCCATCCCTCTTCCACTTCTACGATCGCCCT TTGAACATAGTCGATGGAAAGATGCAGTACCTATTTGATGAGGATGGCCGTCGTTACCTTGATGCTTTTGGTGGCATTGCAACAGTTTGTTGTGGGCACTGCCATCCAGATGTGGTTGAAGCCATAGTAAACCAGGCAAAGAGGATCCAGCACTCCACAGTTCTGTATCTCAATCATGCCATTGCAGATTTTGCAGAGGCATTGGCTTCCAAAATGCCTGGTGGTCTGAAG GTTGTTTTCTTCACAAATTCAGGCACGGAGGTGAATGAGCTTGCACTGATGATTGCACGGCTTTACACTGGTTGCAATGACATTATCTCTCTTAGGAATGGATACCATGGGAATGCTGCTGGAACAATGGGTGCTACCGCTCAATCCAATTGGAAATTCAATGTTGTTCAG ACCGGAGTACACCATGCGCTTAATCCAGACCCCTACAGAGGTGCTTTTGGTTCTGACGGGGAGAAATATGCCAGAGATGTTCAGGAAATCATTGAATTTGGGACTACAGGGAGAGTTGGTGGTTTCATTTCGGAAGCCATACAG GGGGTTGGTGGAATAGTGGAATTGGCACCAGGATACTTGCCCGTGGCATACGATATGGTAAGGAAAGCCGGTGGACTCTGCATCGCTGACGAAGTTCAGGCAGGAGTTGCGAGAACTGGAAGCCACTTCTGGGGATTCGAAGGGCATGGTGTCATCCCAGACATAGTCACCATGGCCAAG GGTATTGGGAATGGCATACCCATAGGCGCTCTCGTGACAACGCCAGAGATTGCTCAGGTGTTGACCCACAGAAGTTACTTCAATACCTTCGGTGGTAACCCTGTCAGCACTGCGGGCGGGCATGCAGTGCTCAAAGTGCTGGAGAAGGAGAAGTTCCAGGAGAATGCGTTTGTTGTGGGCTCCTATCTAAAGGAACAGCTTAACAAGCTGAAAGAGAAGCATGAAA TCATTGGTGATGTTAGGGGCAAAGGCTTCCTTCTTGGAGTTGAGCTGGTGACAGACCGTGAAAAGAAAACCCCAGCCAAAGCTGAAATCTCACATGCCATGAACCATATGAAAG ATATGGGAGTGTTGGTTGGGAAGGGTGGTTTCTACGGGAACGTTTTTAGGATAACACCACCGTTGTGCTTCACCAAAGAGGACTCCG ACTTCTTCATTGACGTGATGGACATTGCGCTCTCGAAGCTGTGA
- the LOC136518568 gene encoding TOM1-like protein 6, whose translation MYPVVTGTPPARLPAASRVDKATSHLLQGPDWAVNLEICDTLNADRWQTKDVVKAVKKRLQHKDPKVQFFTLTLLETMMKNCGEYVHFEVVDQHVLQEMVKIVQKRHDMQVRDKALLLLDSWQEAFGGPGGKYPQYYWSYIELKRAGVMFPRRPVDAPPIFTPPATHQVYGSPRYPSGSLNERITSDAETLSFEGFNNIRNATELLCDMVNALNPADRMAVKDEIITDLVNQCRSNQQKLMQFVSSTGDEELLKQGLELNDRLQSVLTKHDAIASGSPLPVETPSTELRREDPNPEPSTPITHDNKAQVEEDEDDEFAQIARRKNKSVISSDEASSSAGDQALVPVDPALSEVSSVASNAIVPLDTSSVSGTRTKEQDMIDLLSLTLYSPPESSADSSTQIQNGSQPSVTSNGPETLPSYQPAVANGANYPANNQAYPTNQGYAPYNNYVAPWAQTGPVAQPGAYPTQPQQYVTQPQQYVTSYPAPPWAMPASANSTNPFQPATYQTPNPPAASVVPAATYPTTSKPYAAPSMQLVPSPAPKPVQSYNSSISQTYTGSNMATDARMNGNQRPKEIPVAAARPYYMPDNLFGDLIDVKSFGAGSKINRSTSMPSPKGGGQPMIGRNK comes from the exons ATGTACCCGGTGGTGACGGGCACGCCACCGGCGCGGCTGCCGGCGGCGTCGCGGGTGGACAAGGCCACGAGCCACCTGCTGCAGGGGCCCGACTGGGCCgtcaacctcgaaatctgcgacACCCTCAACGCCGACCGCTG GCAAACAAAGGATGTGGTAAAGGCTGTGAAGAAGCGATTGCAGCATAAGGACCCAAAAGTTCAATTCTTTACTTTGACG TTATTGGAGACAATGATGAAGAACTGTGGTGAATATGTTCATTTTGAAGTTGTTGATCAGCATGTTTTACAAGAGATGGTTAAAATTGTCCAGAAGAGG CACGATATGCAAGTGAGGGATAAGGCATTGTTACTTCTGGATTCATGGCAAGAGGCATTTGGTGGGCCTGGTGGCAAATATCCACAGTACTACTGGTCATACATTGAACTAAAG AGGGCAGGAGTAATGTTCCCACGACGTCCTGTAGATGCTCCTCCAATATTTACTCCTCCTGCAACACATCAGGTGTATGGTTCACCTAGATATCCTTCTGGAAGTCTAAATGAGAGAATCACATCTGATGCTGAAACATTGAG CTTTGAGGGCTTCAATAATATTAGAAATGCAACGGAACTGCTGTGTGATATGGTGAATGCTTTGAACCCTGCTGATCGCATGGCAGTTAAAGATGAAATTATTACAGATCTTGTAAATCAATGTCGTTCAAATCAACAAAAGCTCATGCAGTTTGTCAGTTCCACAGG GGATGAGGAGCTGCTAAAGCAAGGACTAGAATTAAATGATCGCTTACAGAGTGTACTCACAAAACATGATGCCATTGCTTCTGGTTCTCCATTACCAGTTGAAACACCAAGTACTGAACTACGCAGAGAGGATCCAAATCCTGAGCCATCTACACCAATTACACATGATAATAAGGCTCAAGTtgaagaggatgaagatgatgagTTTGCTCAAATAGCACGAAG GAAAAACAAATCTGTGATATCCAGTGATGAGGCATCATCCAGTGCTGGTGATCAGGCTCTGGTACCTGTTGATCCAGCACTTTCTGAAGTTTCTTCGGTTGCGAGCAATGCAATAGTACCTCTCGACACATCTTCTGTTAGTGGAACCAGGACGAAGGAGCAGGATATGATTGACCTTCTCAGCCTCACCTTGTACAGTCCTCCTGAATCATCTGCAGATTCTTCAACTCAGATCCAAAATGGGAGTCAGCCGAGTGTCACATCAAATGGACCAGAAACACTGCCGAGCTATCAGCCTGCTGTGGCAAATGGGGCAAATTACCCTGCCAACAACCAGGCTTATCCAACAAACCAGGGATATGCTCCTTACAATAACTATGTTGCACCATGGGCCCAAACGGGACCTGTTGCACAGCCAGGAGCATATCCAACTCAACCCCAGCAATATGTGACTCAACCCCAGCAATATGTGACTAGCTATCCGGCACCACCATGGGCTATGCCTGCGAGTGCCAATTCAACTAATCCTTTCCAGCCTGCGACATACCAAACGCCAAACCCTCCTGCTGCTTCTGTTGTCCCTGCAGCTACCTATCCAACTACATCAAAACCATATGCCGCTCCATCAATGCAACTTGTTCCATCTCCAGCACCAAAACCGGTGCAAAGTTACAACTCTTCTATTTCTCAAACATACACTGGTTCGAACATGGCTACAGATGCTCGGATGAACGGAAATCAGCGGCCAAAAGAAATTCCAGTGGCAGCAGCCAGACCATATTACATGCCGGACAATTTGTTTGGAGACCTGATCGACGTGAAGAGTTTTGGCGCCGGAAGCAAGATCAACAGGTCTACCAGCATGCCGAGTCCAAAGGGTGGTGGCCAGCCTATGATTGGTAGAAACAAATAG